GAACGGTGGATTTCCTAGGGGCCACAGTACATGCCTTTTTCGTCAAATGTGCCAGAGAAAGGAAGGGATGCTCGACGTAACCctagagagggagagagaaaggaaaaaaaaaaaaaaaaaaaaaaaaaaaaggaagaagaaaaaaaaaggaaaaggggtttatggctgcttttattttgtacatCTCAAACGAAATTAAATAACGGCAGTCTAAGGGGAACAGGCTAGCGCCGAGCCCGGGCCCTCGCCACGGCCCGCGCCCTCGCCCGGTCTCCCCCGAGCTCGGCTGTCCTGCAGTCTCCAAGACCGCCCcatctgaaaataaagcagtttcgaaggattaaaaaaacccaacccaaccagACAACCAAACAATAATCAAAAAACCTCCTCCAAATCCAAATTTATCGATTCTGTTAGCATCAGGGATTTGTAAGAATGACAGCTGGCCTTGAGCACGGGTGCAGCGGGCCCTGCCCGGCCTGGCCGGTAGGACTGGGAGGCTCTCACGCCCGCTCTCACTCCGTGCTCTCGCCCCGCAGGCTACGCGGAGAGCAGCCCGACGCCCagcgcccccgccgccgccgcccccgccgccggcaTCGGCAGCCTGCACAGCGGCGGCGCGCTGGGCGGCTCGGCGGCGGGCGCCGACCAGGTGCGCCGCTACCGCACCGCCTTCACCCGCGAGCAGATCGCCCGCCTGGAGAAGGAGTTCTACCGCGAGAACTACGTGTCGCGGCCGCGGCGCTGCGAGCTGGCCGCCGCCCTCAATCTCCCCGAAACCACCATCAAGGTACGTTCCGCGCCCCGCCGAGCCGCGGCCCCCCGCGCAGCCCCGCCGTGCCCGGCTACCCCGGGGAAAAGGACTCGAAGGGCCCACAGCTATGAGCACCACTCGTGCTCTTTCGCTTTACTGCATCCAACACTTCTCgtcagcttttaaaaaagttGTTGGTAttactgttgtttttatttttctggtcaGTTTTTATCGCGTTAGTCTATTTCCTAAAGtgaagagggaagaggagaaacGTAGGGGGAATGACTGAGCGCCAGTACCGCGAAGAAAGAATCCTGAGTGGGGAGGAGGGGACGATTGGAAGGGAAAACATTTATTCGGATCGAAGGGGTCCCTCTCGAGTAGAGGGAGGGCCGTACCCACGGCTCCCCTCGGGCAAGGTCACGGGAGATCGCTCCGGGAGGGAGAGGGGTAGCCTAGATGAGTTAGAAATATGTTTCGGCGGGCGGCCGCCGGTGTCCGCGGGAGCGGGCGCGGCGAGGCGCGGAGCGGAGCTGAGGCCGCGCTGTGCTTGTATCCCGCAGGTGTGGTTCCAGAACCGGCGGATGAAGGACAAGCGGCAGCGCCTGGCCATGTCCTGGCCACACCCGGCCGACCCCAGCTTCTACACCTACATGATGACCCACGCGGCGGCCACGGGCAGTCTGCCCTACCCTTTCCACTCCCACGTCCCGCTGCACTACTACCCGCACGTCGGGGTCactgccgccgccgccgccgccgccgcctcgggagccgccgccgcgcccTTCGCCACCTCCATCCGCCCGCTGGACACTTTCCGCGCCCTGTCGCACCCCTACTCCCGCccggagctgctctgcagtttcCGACACCCCGGCCTCTACCAGACGCCGGCCGCCGCCGGCCTCAACAGCAGCGCGGCCGcctcggcggcggcggcggcggcggcggcggcagcggcggcggcgggctCGGGGCCGCCGGGGAGCTCGGcgccctgctcctgcctcagctgccacagcagccagacggcggcggcggcggcggccgcggcctcGGCGCTGGGCTCGCGGGGCGGAGCGGCCGCCGACTTCCCGTGCACGGCGGCGGGGCAGCGCTCCGAGAGCGGCTTCCTGCCCTACTCGGCCGCCGTGCTCAGCAAGGCCGCGGTCGCCTCGCCGGACCAGCGGGAGGAGGCGCCGCTCACCAGATAACCACCCTGGCCCTAGCCCGGGGGTGTTTTGTAGAGGGAGACGGGGGGATGGGGGGGTCGGGCCGGGGGGCGCCCCCGCACTCGGCCAAAAAGTTCTgtctatttttttattgctgacCTCCCCGCCGCCGTGGGGGGAACGGCGGGACCGGCGGGGAGGGCGCTCCGCGCCTCCTGCGCCCCCGCGGAGGCGGCCCCGCGGTGCTCGCTGCCGGGCGCTGCCAGCTCCGCGGGGCGCAGGCAGCCCGCACGGccggggcaggaggggagccGGCGGAAGGGAATGTGTttctggcctttttttttttttttttttctttttaaaaatatattattattatttcgTTTTGAGTTCGAGTAAATTGGAAATGTCCCGAGTATTTCCGTACGACAAGCGGTAGCTGATGAGGCAGCCGCGTCCGGGCCAGTAACGGGAAGGGAAGTGTGATATTGTCAGGATGGGGAGAGGCATTTTTTAAGATCACGCTTTCTAACTACCATAATCCTCGCTATCTGGGAAATACTTGAATCTCTCTAGGTGTAGGCTGTTGTCCTGAAGCATTTACCTTCCAGAcacttttctaattttaattctttttctcgACGTCTTTTTCTTCTCTCGGTAAAACGGCTCTCGGATTTATTTCTCACGCATTTCTATCGCGCCTTTGCCTCTGAAAAGCCACCACTGGGTAACTGAGACCTGCTATACCAAACCACTGCTACTGGAGGGACTTCCTTGAACTTGAAGAAAGGCACATCAAAAACCACCAGTGTTACTGCCATGTCAATTTTGATGCTAATAATGTGCAGATTATGACGAAAATTGCCAATCATGTTCTCTGATGGACCTCCTTTGAATGTGGAATTGGAAAAAAGTTCCCCGCACAGAGACCTGCTGTCAAGTACTAACAACCCGCTAAGGGAAGTCATTAGAAGAGACAGATAAGAGACTTGGTACATAAAACATTGTTCTTGGTGCATAGAATGTATGTTATTTAATGTTATCTCTCTTACCTGAAGTGATTTCGCACAAGAAAGCCACTTTCTTATCATCTCAATTGCCAATTTTCATTTTGGTAACTTGGACACCCCGGGTAGACTTTTCTCTGTTAAGTTGGTATTCCACCAATGTGAAGAGCCTCATTAAATCAAACCCAGATATTTCCATAATGCTCCCTACAGAGCCACTTCACTCTTCACataatgagatttttctgaAGAGTTGAAGCCCTTATCTAACTTGCTATTGCTTGTTTAGGCCCTGTGTGATTGtgaatacacacacacacacactcacactcttacaaactagaaaaaaaaaaaaaaaaaaagaaaatacacgAAAAAACCCTCTATTACATATTTCGATTAAGTGtccagaaatatttatatttttaagacactggatttttttcatattctaaTAATGAActttcaggaaattattttaaaggctATGCTCTTTTGTTCAGTGAATATAAATCATAGGTTGGTGTTTTTTGTCCAGTGGAACAGATTTCTTGGGCGGGGGTAGGTAAGGGCAAAGAAGAAACATCCCTCGGCTTCTGGAGCATATTCCTAACAAGACATGTACATTTTCTGGATAGAGAACTTTAAAGCACGGTAGAAGACACCTATACCCACAAATCTCTCATTTTGTAAAGAACAAATAGGAAGActatttatgtaaaaatatcGATTATACCAGCTGTTGTTCACTGAGTttacattaaatttttttattaatataatttaatgcTAAAGAAAATAGACCAAAACGTAGCACTCTTTTACCAGCTTAACCTTTTCGATCGTTGGAATCGTTTGTTATGATCACACAAGTATGGGATGTATATACGACGATTTTGGCAataatgtttacatttttccaaaatatggATATATGTCTATTGAATGGTCGATGAGGACGCTGGTTGGTAAAATTAACATAAATTCGTTTTATGTTAGGTCCGTTGGACCTGGTTATTATATGAAACTGTAAATAAAGTCTTTGTGCTTTAAATATTGCTGGCTGTATGAActcactgtaaaatattttacaaatgtgCAATAATTATAAAGCTTTGTATATTACGTTATTTATTGTGTTTGGTcatgtaaaataaatgttatttaaatcAAAGCGAGATTATTTGTTTAAGAGGCTGCAAAGCATTCCGTActgatgtttgtttttaaatatggCATCCAGGGTTATGAGAACTTCTTAAAACAACATACTTAAATGCCTTTTAATACACATATCAGATGGATTAATTCATACTAATCAGGATTTTTACTGCGAATGCTATACATTACTCATGTTTATAGCAGATGTGTTCTAAGTCCAAACATTGGTTTAACATTAATTGGCTGGCTAAACAGATGTGTGTTTACAAATATTATAGAGATATTCTATAAGAAAAACAACGGACAGAAATAATTTCGCCCGCAGTTAACGCCTTTGTCCGTGCCTGGGTTTCCCACTTAGCTGAGGAAATATTAATCATCTTTCAGCCTGCAAAAGGTGTGCCTTTAATCCAGTGTCGAAAAGGCACCCAAGAAAATCCCGGgttgtttttcctctccatttgtCAGGCCGCAGTGATGCTGCGGCCGCTCTCGGGAGCGGGACCGCGGCAGGACCGGCGCAGCTCCTtcggccccgctccccccggcTCCCAGCTCGACCCAACTGTTCGTATATTTACAGATCGGCCGTAAAATCGATATTTCGATGGAAAAATGCAAGAGTCAATGGTGTGTGCAAAGCAGTCTATTTCTATTCGATTTGAAAACCAAGATGTCCCTTACACGAAATTTTCTTTCACCAACTGCTCACCCTGGCATTAATTACAACGACGTGGAAACTATTGGGAATACGGAGGCTGCTATCACAAGCCATTTTGGCCCTGTAATTTACCATTATTATTGCATTAGCTCTAAATGATACAAGCTGATACAAGTGTTTAATTGCAGTTTGGTTAAATATATACTGGAGTGATCCCTTGGGCTTTCCTTATctaagttttttttcccctccttttttcttgttttacttttttttttttttttttttttttttttttttttttttttttcctgaacgCCCCCCATTAAAGAAATACGATTATAGTTGCACATTTGGACTGGTGATGTAtcactctgcttttctgtgctctttgcTAACGCGGGGGTTGTAacccttaaaaacaaaagcattgaGATAGATGggaaagcaaacaggaaaagacagtggccaaaaaaaccctgtcCAAAATAACAGCATGTTTTTTGTCTCTAGTGtgcaaagaatgaaaaaataattcatcatAAAATGCAAGAAGACTGTCTGTCATCAAGCCCGAATTGTTTTtgacaagaaaataaatctgtgggttgtttaatatattttatattttctttatttcgGCGCTAATagaaaaaccaaattaaatgTCCACCAGCGAGATAGAAATGCAAAGATCGATGATCCACCCCCTACTGTCCAATCACCCCTATTTAATTGACTGTATTTTCTGGGTAATTGAACTGCTTGTTGTAAATTGAAGATTTTATAGAAACGACATGAAAACTACATTTACTGACATTCATCGCATCTTTGACATTGATTATCTGATCAACGCATGTCATGCTAACCTCCAATTCTTCATTACACACTGTTTATGAGCTGTTACAGAAGAACTTGCTTGTTCCAGGGTGATTGATTGCCTTATTAACGCGTGTTCTTGTAAGTGTGACCGAACTGATTACGATGCATATGTTTAGAATAATGTTTCATTTAGCTGACTGCGAATAATGCAGGGTGACAGCTGCTGCGGGGAGGACAAAAACCTGAACTACAGGGCGCGTTGGGGACCAAAAACCCGAGTTATTTAAGGTGGAACCGGGCGGCCGGAGGGCGGAGGGGAAGGGGGAGCCTGGGTACGAGACCGGCAGTGACCACGGCTGCGCCTGCCAGCACCGCTCCCCCGGCGCCCAAATACCGCACAGCTCCGGGCTGGGCTGCGCGGGGGGGAGCGGAGCCTCCGCGGGGGCTCCGGGCAGCCGGAGCTGCGCTCCCAGGTGCGGAGGAGAGCGCGGGGACAAAGTTTAGGAAGGGGCTTATTGGAGAGCTGGCGCGCCTACGTGGCTGGGAGAAGGGGTAAAGTGTGGCGTGCCGTCGGTAATAAAGTGTTAAATAACAACGTGAACTCTGGCGTGGGTCCCGCTGGggagccccgcgccccgccACAGCAAGGGTCACAAGTCACTGCCTTTTCCAGGGCTCGCTTACATGTGTCCTTTTAATTATTCGTTTCTTTACCTATCACCTTTAATCACTCGTCTATCCCAACAGTATTACGGTATTTAAAAGCATCTATTGAAGAATGTAATGGAAATGTAATATACTGGAGGCTGTAATGGAAATTTCCCTGGCACAATCTGTCTTTTCACTCAACGAGTTTATAGG
This genomic stretch from Oenanthe melanoleuca isolate GR-GAL-2019-014 chromosome 7, OMel1.0, whole genome shotgun sequence harbors:
- the EVX2 gene encoding homeobox even-skipped homolog protein 2, with protein sequence MMERIRKEMILMERGLHSPTAGKRLSNLSDSAGNAVLEALENSPHSGRLSPRLTAASLHSAIGDISAKGKFEIDTLFNLQHPSSESTVSSEIPPSESRKKISLYSEVAQEADMNSDVEVGCSALRSPASLTSSQLKENSNKGYAESSPTPSAPAAAAPAAGIGSLHSGGALGGSAAGADQVRRYRTAFTREQIARLEKEFYRENYVSRPRRCELAAALNLPETTIKVWFQNRRMKDKRQRLAMSWPHPADPSFYTYMMTHAAATGSLPYPFHSHVPLHYYPHVGVTAAAAAAAASGAAAAPFATSIRPLDTFRALSHPYSRPELLCSFRHPGLYQTPAAAGLNSSAAASAAAAAAAAAAAAAGSGPPGSSAPCSCLSCHSSQTAAAAAAAASALGSRGGAAADFPCTAAGQRSESGFLPYSAAVLSKAAVASPDQREEAPLTR